In Aegilops tauschii subsp. strangulata cultivar AL8/78 chromosome 3, Aet v6.0, whole genome shotgun sequence, one genomic interval encodes:
- the LOC141020871 gene encoding uncharacterized protein, giving the protein MVALRSQEGVDFVVPAEEARVSMFLRRRMELDRENYIVPADGDETKYTHILLRSIRADVLPKVLHYCKRHAIATDDDRDLGDWDAEFVGSVDLDTLYDLILASEKLEVRGLLGLACRALAGKIKGKSPRETCHILDVRGVFDDANHDLKLVEKALAALNIVRCQDFTQYEPKLNAFKCSRYHNFENLAFFDFDKESSFQRGPPLHKLPSPESIQRYCLNVISVKARESDVGYPISVFGTVIARDYVDYRCVYLFRRERDDPQLISSPDDMLSLVDPCRALVPIDNVYFETDLKIKCDGGADRVFSKGITEFNWM; this is encoded by the exons ATGGTGGCGCTGCGGAGCCAGGAGGGCGTGGATTTCGTGGTTCCCGCGGAGGAGGCCAGGGTGTCCATGTTCTTACGTCGTAGGATGGAGCTCGACCGCGAAAACTACATCGTCCCCGCCGACGGCGACGAGACCAAGTATACCCACATCTTGCTCCGCTCCATCCGAGCGGACGTCCTGCCCAAGGTTCTGCACTACTGCAAGAGGCACGCCATTGCCACCGACGACGACCGGGACCTCGGCGACTGGGACGCGGAGTTCGTCGGCAGTGTCGACCTCGACACCCTCTACGATCTCATCCTG GCTTCGGAGAAGCTCGAGGTCCGAGGGCTCCTTGGTCTGGCCTGCCGGGCCCTCGCCGGCAAGATCAAGGGGAAGTCGCCACGCGAGACCTGCCATATCCTCGACGTCAGGGGCGTCTTCGACGACGCCAATCATGACCTCAAGTTGGTGGAGAAGGCGTTGGCGGCTCTTAACATAGTCCGTTGCCAGGACTTCACCCAATACGAACCCAAGCTCAATGCTTTCAAGTGTAGTCGATACCACAACTTTGAGAACCTAGCCTTCTTCGACTTCGACAAAGAAT CCAGCTTCCAACGTGGTCCGCCGCTCCACAAGTTACCTTCACCCGAGTCGATCCAGCGATATTGCCTCAATGTCATTTCTGTCAAGGCGCGCGAATCGGATGTTGGCTATCCGATCAGTGTGTTTGGAACCGTTATAGCGAGGGACTATGTCGACTATAGATGCGTCTATCTGTTTAGGCGTGAAAGGGATGATCCCCAGCTCATCAGCTCTCCC GATGATATGTTATCTTTGGTAGATCCATGTCGAGCACTTGTTCCGATAGACAACGTTTATTTTGAGACTGATTTAAAGATCAAGTGTGATGGAGGGGCAGATAGAGTTTTCAGTAAAGGCATAACGGAATTCAATTGG ATGTAA